A single genomic interval of uncultured Desulfobulbus sp. harbors:
- a CDS encoding TIGR00730 family Rossman fold protein, which yields MDDLKTSEAWRIFRIQAELIDGIESLSDLGPAVSIFGGARFGQDSAYYAAAQTTASLLTKMQLAIITGGGPGIMEAASRGCYEAGGTSVGLNIVLPREQHPNHFQNRSLTFRYFFIRKLMFVRYAMGYVIFPGGFGTMDEFFESLTLMQTKKIRRFPIILFSTGYWQGLVDWIRSQLLPNNSIAPEDMDLFHLVDTPEDVAEIMQGYIEQCQQYEGDQRRSTF from the coding sequence ATGGATGATTTGAAAACCTCCGAGGCCTGGCGAATCTTTCGTATCCAGGCCGAACTGATCGACGGAATCGAGTCTCTCAGTGATCTCGGACCGGCGGTCTCCATCTTTGGTGGTGCCAGATTCGGCCAGGATTCAGCCTACTATGCGGCCGCGCAGACAACGGCGTCTCTGCTCACCAAAATGCAGCTGGCGATCATTACCGGTGGCGGTCCCGGCATTATGGAGGCTGCCAGCCGCGGTTGTTATGAGGCCGGTGGCACCTCGGTGGGGCTCAACATCGTCCTGCCGCGCGAGCAGCATCCCAACCATTTTCAAAACCGGAGCCTTACATTTCGCTATTTTTTTATCAGAAAATTAATGTTTGTCCGCTACGCCATGGGGTATGTTATTTTTCCTGGCGGTTTCGGTACGATGGATGAATTTTTTGAATCGCTGACCCTGATGCAGACTAAAAAAATCCGCCGTTTTCCGATCATCTTGTTTAGCACCGGTTACTGGCAGGGGCTGGTTGACTGGATCCGGTCGCAGTTGCTTCCCAATAATTCAATCGCCCCCGAAGATATGGATTTGTTCCATTTGGTGGATACGCCTGAAGATGTGGCAGAAATTATGCAAGGCTATATCGAGCAATGTCAGCAGTATGAGGGGGATCAGCGGCGGAGCACCTTTTGA
- a CDS encoding nitroreductase family protein: MNPELKSLFSRRSIRTYSGEAIAEGLIKDLLEAAMAAPSAMAKNPWHFLVLQSRETIDTLAGCLPNGKMLAGAAAALLVCGDINQAHDKELSFLLQDTSAAIENMLLAASMLGLGACWLGIHPRQERMAAVSKAFNLPENIIPVAGISLGWPAEEKEARTRFNDIQVHFEQW; this comes from the coding sequence ATGAATCCTGAATTAAAGAGCCTTTTTTCCCGCCGCAGTATTCGCACTTATAGCGGGGAGGCAATAGCGGAGGGCCTGATCAAGGACCTGCTGGAGGCTGCCATGGCCGCACCCTCTGCCATGGCAAAAAATCCCTGGCACTTTCTTGTCCTCCAATCCCGAGAGACCATTGATACCTTGGCTGGCTGCCTGCCCAACGGCAAGATGCTGGCCGGTGCCGCTGCTGCACTGTTGGTCTGCGGCGACATCAACCAGGCCCACGATAAGGAACTCTCTTTTTTGCTGCAGGACACCAGTGCGGCCATTGAAAATATGCTTCTGGCGGCAAGCATGTTGGGCCTTGGCGCCTGCTGGCTGGGGATTCATCCGCGGCAGGAAAGGATGGCGGCGGTGAGCAAAGCCTTCAACCTGCCCGAGAATATCATTCCCGTGGCCGGAATCTCCCTTGGCTGGCCCGCGGAAGAGAAGGAGGCCCGCACCCGTTTCAACGATATACAGGTTCATTTTGAGCAGTGGTAA
- a CDS encoding PKD domain-containing protein: MSESIAATQSIHVEWGYTPPSQPAVSAFTLYQEGGAVCQTADATATAMDCSVELHNEPTTFTLTARFADGTESPHSAPFSFSPSESAEQGGSNTVATSPLAVITTSVAAGECPLSVSFDGIDSVASLGSTLVNYSWNFGEDSTGEESTGEGEVVTHVYSEPGTYTVTLTVTDSAGKKSSITTPVVAREADATAANVSAVSKVVETGISTTSSGTVAVNNSITPTTGVHLEVGEILATDEWAQVSFDEPYSQPIVVAGPPQSSEAEPCTVRIRNVTSGGFEIRLVEWPGQDGEHVAEKVSYLALEQGISRLADGTVVMAGMFASSTSWQKVNFSQSWSENPVILTSITTNNNDEAVAGRVIPGTSSFAYLLQAGEGTDKATVRAETVHYVALEPGVGRQGFLQYEARANGVSVDNGWKSVDFTTSFLQAPMLFAGLQSYAGSDTAALRTSAVKRSQFQIKVEEEQSLNNEVAHPAEEVCYLAIAPTGPARLATFSWDFDAMEDEQVEGFKVLADGEEICATDDPSARSLSCTIVEPSSATSFTVLAVMGEDEESAASNAITYSP; the protein is encoded by the coding sequence GTGTCGGAGAGTATTGCGGCAACCCAGTCCATTCATGTCGAATGGGGGTACACCCCTCCCAGTCAACCCGCCGTCAGTGCCTTCACCCTGTATCAGGAGGGGGGAGCCGTGTGCCAGACCGCAGATGCCACGGCAACGGCCATGGATTGTTCGGTTGAGTTGCACAACGAGCCAACCACCTTTACCCTGACCGCCCGGTTTGCCGATGGGACGGAAAGTCCACACTCTGCCCCATTTAGCTTTTCTCCCAGTGAAAGCGCAGAGCAGGGGGGGAGCAATACGGTTGCCACTTCACCACTTGCCGTCATCACCACCAGTGTTGCCGCCGGTGAATGCCCCTTAAGCGTCTCGTTTGATGGAATCGACTCGGTTGCATCTTTGGGGAGCACGCTGGTCAACTATAGCTGGAATTTTGGCGAGGACAGTACAGGCGAAGAGAGTACAGGGGAGGGGGAGGTCGTGACCCATGTGTATAGCGAGCCGGGCACCTATACCGTGACCCTGACGGTAACCGACAGTGCTGGAAAAAAGAGTTCGATCACCACCCCTGTTGTTGCCAGAGAGGCCGATGCGACTGCAGCAAATGTTAGTGCGGTGTCCAAGGTTGTTGAGACGGGTATCTCCACCACGAGTTCTGGTACAGTTGCCGTGAATAACAGCATCACCCCGACAACCGGAGTGCATCTTGAGGTGGGAGAAATTCTGGCTACGGATGAGTGGGCGCAGGTTTCCTTTGACGAACCATATAGCCAACCCATTGTTGTGGCTGGGCCTCCCCAATCCTCGGAGGCTGAGCCATGCACGGTCAGAATCAGGAATGTGACCTCGGGGGGATTTGAGATTCGCCTTGTCGAGTGGCCCGGTCAAGATGGCGAGCATGTGGCTGAAAAGGTCAGTTACTTGGCCCTTGAGCAGGGGATAAGCAGGCTTGCAGATGGAACCGTGGTTATGGCGGGGATGTTTGCGAGCAGTACCTCTTGGCAGAAGGTCAATTTTAGTCAATCATGGTCAGAAAACCCGGTGATCCTAACGAGCATCACCACGAACAATAACGATGAGGCGGTGGCCGGGCGGGTTATTCCCGGAACGTCGAGTTTTGCCTATCTGCTTCAGGCCGGAGAAGGCACCGATAAGGCTACCGTACGAGCGGAAACCGTCCATTATGTAGCCTTGGAGCCGGGAGTGGGCAGGCAAGGCTTTTTGCAGTATGAGGCGAGAGCCAATGGCGTATCGGTCGACAATGGTTGGAAGTCCGTTGATTTCACCACGAGCTTTCTTCAGGCACCCATGCTTTTTGCAGGATTGCAGAGTTACGCCGGTTCGGATACGGCCGCACTACGCACCAGTGCGGTCAAACGATCCCAATTTCAGATAAAAGTTGAGGAGGAGCAGTCTTTGAATAACGAAGTTGCCCATCCTGCCGAAGAGGTCTGTTATTTGGCCATCGCTCCCACGGGCCCCGCACGCCTTGCAACCTTTTCCTGGGATTTCGATGCGATGGAGGATGAGCAGGTCGAAGGGTTTAAAGTCCTTGCCGATGGCGAGGAGATTTGTGCAACCGATGATCCGTCAGCCAGATCGTTGAGTTGCACCATTGTCGAGCCTTCTTCTGCCACGAGTTTTACCGTGCTAGCCGTCATGGGCGAGGATGAGGAGAGTGCAGCTTCAAATGCCATTACCTATTCACCGTAA
- a CDS encoding (Fe-S)-binding protein translates to MAVTDKTYHDELAIVREELDKCMKCGNCMAVCPVYGADKIESSVTRSKIAVAEAVLAGELELDDPQVSEMLFNCLVCKSCMTNCPTKVNFDRIILALRAALVRKNGLPWLKKAIFSTLKHPKFFDAGLRVGAALQGLAFRSEKGGKAISPRSPFAKVGAPIGFDSDRQMPSLNITPLRDRVPEIVRAPGSTVKVAFFTGDSLNYFYPDSGKDLIDVLTANNVEVHIPKGQNCCGVPVLVHGDIETVRKLAKNNIDTFEATGCDYLITGCGSCGGAWQHDYVELLANDPIYGPKAREWAQKTYDISTFLTKVIKLRAPKGRIEKTVTYHDSCHLKKSMKVFVEPREILKSIPGITFKEMAAPDACCGSGGSFVLSHYETSSVIGKKKAEDIKNTQADTVSTGCPACMMQLLDNVNRCGGTQDVVHYISLLAESYRKER, encoded by the coding sequence ATGGCAGTCACTGATAAAACCTATCACGACGAATTAGCGATTGTCCGGGAAGAACTGGACAAATGCATGAAATGCGGCAACTGTATGGCCGTGTGCCCGGTGTACGGGGCCGATAAGATCGAGTCCTCCGTGACCCGGTCCAAGATTGCCGTAGCCGAGGCCGTTCTGGCCGGCGAACTGGAGTTGGACGATCCCCAGGTCTCTGAGATGCTGTTCAACTGCCTGGTCTGCAAATCATGCATGACCAACTGCCCGACCAAGGTCAACTTCGACCGGATCATTCTGGCCCTGCGCGCTGCCCTGGTGCGGAAAAATGGTCTTCCCTGGCTGAAGAAGGCGATCTTTTCCACACTCAAGCATCCCAAATTCTTTGATGCCGGGCTTCGGGTCGGCGCGGCCCTGCAGGGGCTGGCCTTTAGATCCGAAAAGGGCGGCAAGGCGATCTCTCCCCGATCGCCCTTTGCCAAAGTCGGCGCACCGATCGGCTTTGACTCCGATCGCCAGATGCCGTCACTCAATATCACGCCGTTGCGCGATCGGGTTCCGGAGATTGTGCGTGCTCCCGGCTCCACCGTTAAAGTGGCTTTTTTCACCGGCGATTCGCTCAACTATTTCTATCCGGATTCCGGCAAGGATCTGATCGATGTGTTGACCGCCAACAACGTCGAGGTCCATATCCCCAAAGGGCAGAACTGCTGCGGCGTGCCGGTGCTGGTCCATGGTGATATCGAAACCGTACGCAAGCTGGCCAAGAACAATATCGATACCTTCGAAGCCACCGGCTGCGATTATCTGATCACCGGATGCGGTTCCTGCGGCGGTGCCTGGCAGCACGACTATGTGGAACTGCTGGCAAATGATCCGATCTACGGTCCCAAGGCAAGGGAGTGGGCGCAAAAGACCTACGATATTTCCACCTTCCTGACCAAGGTGATCAAGCTGCGTGCCCCCAAGGGACGGATCGAGAAGACGGTCACCTATCACGACTCCTGCCATCTGAAGAAGTCGATGAAGGTCTTTGTCGAACCACGGGAGATTCTCAAGTCGATCCCAGGGATTACCTTCAAAGAGATGGCCGCCCCGGATGCATGCTGCGGCAGCGGCGGCTCCTTTGTCCTCTCCCACTACGAGACATCTTCGGTTATCGGCAAGAAGAAGGCCGAGGATATCAAGAACACCCAGGCCGATACCGTTTCCACCGGTTGCCCGGCCTGTATGATGCAGCTGCTCGATAACGTCAACCGCTGCGGCGGCACGCAGGATGTGGTTCACTACATCTCCCTGCTGGCCGAGTCGTACCGCAAAGAGCGCTGA
- a CDS encoding FAD-linked oxidase C-terminal domain-containing protein produces the protein MLDQSIIEQLEALVGKENVLTGKVDLVAYSYDATADLPRQTPDVVVLPTSAEMVQEIVRLARRNNIAIYPRGAGTNLSGGTVPLKKGIVLSFQKMNKILELDPANLTAVVQPGVVINALNSAVAPHGLIYPPDPGTVATATMGGSAAENSGGLRGLKYGVTKNYIMGMEVVLASGDKVRFGGKTVKNVTAYDFSNLFVGSEGTLGIITELTAKLIPAPKYRRTMMGVFKSLADAGNSVAGIIAAQVIPATLEIMDRMTIQTVEDFAHIGLPVDAEALLLIEVDGMSADVVNAEAEAVMKVVTENNGDLKSAESDQERDQLWTARRNALPALASLNNTVILEDATVPRSRITDMLITCQEIGKKYNLTLGTFGHAGDGNLHPTILCDKNNADEMGRMHKAVDEIFKAALDFGGTLSGEHGIGVAKMKYLGDELGQSGLDLMALIKKSLDPDFVLNPGKMVPVQEA, from the coding sequence ATGCTTGACCAATCGATCATTGAGCAGCTTGAAGCCCTGGTAGGAAAAGAGAACGTACTGACCGGCAAGGTAGACCTGGTCGCCTACAGCTACGATGCCACCGCCGATCTTCCCCGGCAAACCCCAGACGTCGTCGTCCTTCCCACCAGCGCAGAGATGGTCCAGGAAATCGTTCGCTTGGCCCGCCGCAACAATATCGCCATTTACCCCCGTGGAGCAGGAACCAACCTCAGCGGCGGCACCGTTCCGCTGAAAAAGGGCATTGTCCTCTCTTTCCAGAAGATGAACAAAATCCTCGAGCTCGACCCGGCCAACCTCACTGCCGTTGTCCAGCCCGGCGTTGTCATCAATGCCCTCAATTCCGCTGTTGCCCCGCACGGCCTGATCTATCCGCCGGATCCCGGCACCGTGGCCACCGCCACCATGGGTGGATCCGCTGCCGAGAATTCCGGCGGCCTGCGTGGCCTGAAATACGGCGTCACCAAGAATTACATCATGGGCATGGAAGTGGTCCTCGCAAGCGGCGACAAGGTCCGTTTTGGCGGCAAAACCGTGAAAAACGTCACCGCCTACGACTTCTCCAACCTCTTTGTCGGATCCGAGGGCACCCTGGGGATCATTACCGAGCTGACCGCCAAACTCATTCCTGCCCCGAAATATCGCCGCACCATGATGGGCGTGTTCAAATCTTTGGCCGATGCAGGCAACAGCGTTGCCGGTATCATCGCCGCCCAGGTCATTCCCGCCACCCTGGAGATCATGGACCGCATGACCATCCAGACCGTCGAGGATTTCGCCCATATCGGCCTTCCGGTCGATGCCGAGGCCCTGCTGCTGATCGAGGTTGACGGCATGTCCGCGGATGTTGTCAACGCCGAGGCCGAGGCCGTAATGAAGGTCGTGACCGAAAACAACGGTGATCTCAAGAGCGCGGAATCCGACCAGGAACGCGACCAGCTGTGGACCGCCCGCCGCAACGCCTTGCCCGCGCTGGCCTCCCTCAACAACACCGTTATTCTCGAGGATGCCACTGTCCCACGGTCCCGCATCACCGACATGCTGATCACCTGTCAGGAAATCGGCAAGAAGTACAACCTCACCCTGGGCACCTTTGGCCATGCCGGTGACGGCAACTTGCATCCGACCATCCTCTGTGACAAGAACAACGCCGACGAGATGGGCCGGATGCACAAGGCGGTTGACGAGATCTTCAAGGCTGCCCTTGATTTCGGCGGCACCCTTTCCGGCGAACACGGTATCGGCGTGGCGAAGATGAAGTATTTGGGCGACGAGCTCGGCCAGTCCGGTCTGGACTTGATGGCCCTGATCAAAAAATCCCTTGATCCCGACTTTGTGCTCAACCCTGGAAAAATGGTTCCTGTACAGGAGGCCTAA
- a CDS encoding FadR/GntR family transcriptional regulator, with amino-acid sequence MFSMPYWMTMRFKPIKPKKVSSQIADQIRESILAGDFAPGDKLPPERELAEMFSVSRPSVREALNILASAGLVMSYQGGGTVVLSLVDPSQGNALSDLIRSQQDRALEVIEVRKCMESWTAYYAAERALPEDLRRMDEILKGMEKNLSGQLPSEDLDANLHIVIARSTHNIVWLHLMQSLFDAMKEFQRGVWRAVYLTQDDHSLLFQHHSAIVAAIKDKNPEAAREAMMRHLDFAEQRSIAYVSHRVSE; translated from the coding sequence ATGTTTTCTATGCCTTATTGGATGACCATGCGATTCAAACCGATCAAACCCAAAAAAGTTTCCAGCCAAATTGCCGACCAGATCCGCGAATCCATTCTCGCCGGCGACTTCGCCCCTGGAGACAAACTGCCCCCGGAAAGGGAACTCGCCGAAATGTTTAGCGTCTCCCGTCCCTCGGTGCGGGAAGCACTCAACATCCTTGCCTCGGCTGGACTGGTCATGTCGTACCAGGGGGGCGGCACTGTGGTCCTGAGCCTGGTGGACCCCAGCCAGGGCAATGCCTTGAGCGACCTGATCCGCAGCCAGCAGGACCGGGCCCTTGAGGTGATAGAGGTTCGCAAATGCATGGAATCCTGGACAGCCTATTACGCTGCCGAACGAGCCCTTCCCGAGGATCTTCGCCGCATGGATGAAATCCTCAAGGGAATGGAAAAAAATCTGTCCGGCCAACTCCCTTCCGAGGATTTGGATGCCAACCTGCACATCGTCATCGCCCGCTCGACCCACAATATCGTTTGGCTGCACCTCATGCAGAGCCTGTTTGATGCCATGAAGGAGTTTCAGCGCGGCGTCTGGCGAGCGGTCTATCTCACCCAAGACGACCATTCGCTGCTTTTCCAACATCATTCAGCCATTGTAGCCGCCATCAAGGACAAAAATCCCGAGGCTGCCCGCGAGGCCATGATGCGCCACCTCGACTTTGCCGAGCAGCGGAGCATTGCCTACGTGTCCCACCGCGTTTCCGAGTAA
- a CDS encoding L-lactate permease: MSLQLLALVALAPIALALILMVGLRWPATKAMPLAWLATAIAGVYVWKMDIGFVAASTLAGFGGAVNVLIIVFGAILILYTLRDSGGMETINHGFHGISRDRRVQVIIIATVFSAFLEGAAGFGTPAAIAAPLLLSLGFPALAAAMVCLILNSFPVTFGAVGTPVWFGLKNLKPTVEAAIAAGQAGDITSFAMFLKVIGQWAVLLHLPMIFVMPLFVNMMLTRFFGERRSWTEGLGAWKFSLFASACFAVPYAATAFFIGEEFPSLIGGLIATALVVSAAKKGLFLPKTTWDFGPQSKWEKEWTGEIATSENCEFKAHMSQFRAWLPYVLIGAILVLTRIKALPLNAWLKSISFSIPNIMGYESVKFSMQPLYLPGTIPFMLVAILTIFIHKMPGEKVAAAWSDSIKRMKNPAIALFFAVALVEIFKQSAKNTIGIPSMPLSMAQTAAGLTGHTWPMFASFVGALGAFITGSNTVSDLLFAEFQYATASQLGISHQIVVALQAVGGAMGNMVCIHNIVAASATVGLAGMEGMIIRRNALPLLIYGLSAGALGSVFVYVLYPGIF, encoded by the coding sequence ATGTCGCTTCAACTGCTTGCCCTTGTTGCCCTGGCACCCATTGCCTTGGCCCTGATCCTCATGGTCGGCCTTCGCTGGCCGGCAACCAAAGCCATGCCCCTGGCTTGGCTGGCCACTGCCATCGCCGGTGTCTACGTCTGGAAGATGGACATCGGTTTTGTCGCCGCCTCCACCCTGGCCGGTTTCGGCGGGGCGGTGAACGTTCTTATCATCGTTTTCGGTGCCATTCTCATCCTCTACACCCTGCGTGACAGCGGCGGCATGGAGACCATCAACCACGGGTTCCACGGCATCAGCCGCGACCGTCGCGTTCAGGTCATTATCATTGCCACCGTTTTCTCCGCCTTCCTCGAAGGTGCCGCCGGTTTCGGCACCCCTGCCGCCATCGCCGCACCGCTGCTGTTGAGCCTCGGTTTCCCGGCACTGGCCGCCGCCATGGTCTGTTTGATCCTCAACTCCTTTCCGGTCACCTTCGGTGCCGTCGGCACCCCGGTCTGGTTCGGCCTCAAGAACCTCAAACCGACCGTTGAAGCAGCCATCGCCGCAGGTCAGGCTGGCGATATCACCTCCTTTGCCATGTTTCTCAAAGTTATCGGCCAGTGGGCGGTCCTGCTCCACCTGCCGATGATTTTCGTTATGCCGCTGTTCGTCAACATGATGCTCACCCGTTTCTTCGGTGAAAGACGCTCCTGGACCGAAGGGCTCGGCGCCTGGAAGTTCTCCCTGTTCGCCTCCGCCTGTTTTGCCGTCCCCTATGCAGCCACCGCCTTCTTCATCGGTGAAGAGTTCCCCAGCCTCATCGGCGGTCTGATCGCCACCGCCCTGGTTGTCAGCGCTGCCAAGAAAGGCCTTTTCCTCCCCAAAACCACCTGGGACTTCGGCCCGCAGTCCAAATGGGAAAAAGAGTGGACCGGTGAGATCGCCACCTCTGAGAATTGCGAGTTCAAGGCCCACATGAGCCAGTTCAGAGCATGGCTGCCCTACGTCCTGATCGGCGCCATTCTGGTGCTGACCCGCATCAAGGCCCTGCCGCTCAACGCCTGGTTGAAATCCATCAGCTTCTCCATCCCCAACATCATGGGCTACGAGTCGGTGAAATTTTCCATGCAACCGCTCTATCTGCCGGGCACCATCCCCTTCATGCTGGTTGCCATTCTCACCATCTTCATTCACAAGATGCCTGGCGAGAAGGTTGCCGCTGCCTGGTCAGACTCCATCAAACGGATGAAAAACCCGGCCATCGCCCTGTTCTTTGCCGTTGCCCTGGTCGAGATCTTCAAGCAGTCCGCCAAAAACACCATCGGCATTCCGTCCATGCCGCTGTCCATGGCACAGACCGCTGCCGGCCTGACCGGTCACACTTGGCCGATGTTTGCCTCCTTTGTCGGCGCACTGGGCGCCTTTATCACCGGTTCCAACACCGTCTCCGACCTGCTGTTTGCCGAGTTCCAGTACGCCACCGCATCCCAGCTTGGCATCTCCCACCAGATTGTCGTTGCCCTGCAGGCAGTCGGTGGCGCCATGGGCAACATGGTCTGTATCCATAACATCGTTGCCGCCTCCGCGACCGTCGGTCTGGCCGGCATGGAAGGCATGATCATCCGCAGAAACGCCCTGCCCCTGCTGATCTACGGCCTGAGCGCCGGCGCACTGGGCTCAGTCTTTGTTTACGTCCTCTATCCTGGGATCTTCTAA
- a CDS encoding lactate utilization protein, with protein MYEQFKTRAEGVSAEVHRFASSAEAVTFLKDFMAQEGVADQPGQYGVIADCPFLQTVDRTALEGIEGLSFEVNREKAAGAKVGISQVDWAMADTGTLVQDATAIDKRLVSTLPTIHVALIATAGLRPDMPTVLTEVNPQSANYISMITGPSRTADIERVLTIGVHGPERLVIVFIDQLGGIN; from the coding sequence ATGTACGAACAGTTCAAAACCAGAGCCGAGGGGGTCAGTGCAGAAGTGCATCGATTTGCCAGCTCCGCAGAGGCGGTGACTTTTCTCAAGGATTTTATGGCCCAGGAAGGAGTGGCCGATCAGCCAGGCCAGTACGGTGTTATCGCCGATTGCCCCTTTCTTCAGACCGTTGATCGTACGGCCTTGGAAGGCATCGAAGGGCTGAGCTTCGAGGTGAATCGTGAAAAAGCTGCTGGCGCCAAGGTGGGGATCAGCCAGGTCGATTGGGCCATGGCCGACACCGGTACTCTGGTGCAGGACGCCACCGCCATCGACAAACGGTTGGTGTCCACCCTGCCCACCATCCATGTGGCCCTGATCGCCACCGCAGGTCTTCGCCCCGATATGCCCACCGTCCTTACCGAGGTCAATCCCCAGAGTGCCAACTACATTTCGATGATCACCGGCCCGAGCCGTACCGCTGATATCGAGCGGGTTCTGACCATCGGCGTCCATGGGCCGGAGCGGCTTGTCATTGTCTTCATCGATCAGCTGGGAGGGATCAACTAA
- a CDS encoding L-lactate dehydrogenase (quinone) large subunit LdhH — protein MHQEFKQSIDRALHNANLTGALSKFSEAYKVNRAKAYEGIDFEALRTTIAGLKGYAASHIDELCDLFQKNAEAKGTKVFRTKDPEQVREYILKVAQANGVKSIVKSKSMATEEIHLNPYLEKAGIEVNETDLGEWIIQLAGQTPSHMVMPAIHMTKEEVADIFSKEVDERLSSDIPRLVKVARGEMRPKFLRADMGISGGNIAVAETGSVALVTNEGNARMVTTLPKIHIAVVGVEKLVAKFSEIAPILKALPRSATAQLLTSYVTIVSGPTPTDDGGVKELHVILMDNHRSDMAADPMFKEALQCIRCASCLNVCPIFRLVGGHVFGKVYTGGIGTILTAWHDELKSSEDIQGLCIQCGACKDVCPGKIDIPGLIMEIRRRLVKEQGMSVLQKSIFTVVNNRRVFHSMLRAASVAAKPFTKGTKFIRHLPMFLADLTDGRSLPAIAPKPFRDVFQTINQPKGLKEKAVFYAGCLIDFAYPEMGESLVKILNKAGIEVVFPEGQTCCGAPARYNGAYETAAGNAVDNIQALLAEPAEYVVSACPTCTVALDHEFIATFESLGRRKWLPQARELAAKTMDFSTLVKKLVDEGRLTLKEGQELGKITYHDSCHLKRTLKADQPPRALLEKAGYELTEMFECDTCCGMGGSYSIKLPEISAPILQRKLKNIKDTGAPVVAMDCPGCVMQIRGGMDQDGAGVEVRHTVELIANQLAE, from the coding sequence ATGCACCAGGAATTTAAACAATCCATCGATCGCGCCCTCCACAACGCCAACCTCACCGGGGCGCTCAGCAAGTTTTCCGAGGCCTACAAGGTCAATCGGGCCAAAGCCTATGAAGGCATCGATTTCGAGGCCCTGCGGACCACGATTGCCGGCCTGAAAGGCTATGCCGCCTCCCACATCGATGAACTCTGCGATCTGTTTCAGAAAAATGCAGAGGCCAAGGGCACCAAGGTCTTCCGCACCAAGGATCCCGAGCAGGTCCGCGAATATATCCTGAAAGTGGCCCAGGCCAACGGGGTCAAGTCCATCGTCAAATCCAAGTCCATGGCCACCGAGGAGATCCACCTCAACCCTTATCTGGAAAAGGCCGGCATCGAGGTCAACGAAACTGATCTGGGCGAGTGGATCATTCAGCTGGCCGGTCAGACGCCGTCGCACATGGTCATGCCTGCCATTCACATGACCAAGGAAGAGGTGGCCGATATCTTCTCCAAGGAGGTCGACGAGCGCCTCAGTTCCGATATTCCCCGTCTGGTCAAGGTGGCCCGAGGGGAGATGCGGCCCAAGTTTCTCCGGGCCGATATGGGGATTTCCGGTGGCAACATCGCGGTTGCCGAAACCGGCTCGGTTGCCCTGGTGACCAACGAGGGCAATGCCCGCATGGTCACCACCCTGCCCAAGATCCATATCGCCGTGGTCGGCGTCGAGAAGCTGGTGGCCAAGTTCAGTGAGATCGCCCCGATTCTCAAGGCCCTGCCGCGTTCCGCCACCGCTCAGCTGCTGACCTCCTATGTGACCATCGTCTCCGGTCCCACCCCGACCGACGATGGCGGCGTGAAAGAGCTGCATGTGATCCTCATGGACAATCACCGCAGCGACATGGCGGCTGATCCCATGTTCAAGGAGGCCTTGCAGTGCATTCGCTGTGCATCCTGCCTCAATGTCTGTCCGATTTTCCGTCTGGTCGGCGGCCATGTCTTTGGTAAGGTCTATACCGGCGGCATCGGTACCATCCTGACCGCCTGGCACGACGAGCTCAAGAGTTCCGAGGATATCCAGGGCCTTTGCATTCAGTGCGGTGCCTGTAAGGATGTCTGCCCGGGCAAGATCGACATCCCTGGCCTGATCATGGAGATTCGCCGTCGTCTGGTCAAGGAACAGGGCATGTCCGTGCTGCAGAAATCGATCTTCACCGTGGTCAATAACCGGCGAGTGTTCCACTCCATGCTTCGCGCTGCCTCGGTCGCCGCCAAGCCCTTCACCAAGGGGACCAAGTTCATCCGCCATCTGCCGATGTTCCTGGCCGATCTCACCGACGGCCGCAGCTTGCCCGCAATCGCCCCCAAGCCTTTCCGCGATGTGTTTCAAACCATCAATCAGCCCAAGGGGTTGAAGGAAAAGGCGGTCTTTTATGCCGGCTGCCTGATCGACTTTGCCTATCCGGAGATGGGCGAGTCCCTGGTCAAGATCCTCAACAAGGCCGGAATCGAGGTCGTGTTTCCCGAAGGCCAGACCTGTTGCGGCGCGCCTGCCCGCTACAACGGTGCCTACGAGACCGCAGCCGGCAACGCCGTGGACAACATCCAGGCACTGCTGGCCGAGCCTGCAGAGTACGTGGTCTCCGCCTGTCCGACCTGTACCGTGGCGCTTGATCACGAATTCATAGCCACCTTTGAATCCCTTGGCCGCCGCAAGTGGTTGCCCCAGGCACGTGAGCTGGCCGCCAAGACCATGGATTTCTCCACCCTGGTGAAAAAGTTGGTCGACGAAGGTCGCCTGACCCTGAAAGAGGGGCAGGAACTGGGCAAGATCACCTATCACGATTCCTGCCATCTCAAACGGACCCTCAAGGCGGATCAACCGCCGCGGGCACTGCTGGAGAAGGCTGGTTACGAGTTGACCGAGATGTTTGAATGTGACACCTGCTGTGGTATGGGTGGGTCCTACTCCATCAAGTTGCCGGAGATTTCCGCCCCGATCCTGCAGCGGAAACTGAAAAATATCAAGGACACCGGTGCCCCGGTTGTGGCCATGGACTGCCCCGGCTGCGTGATGCAGATCCGCGGCGGCATGGACCAGGATGGTGCCGGCGTTGAAGTTCGCCATACGGTTGAGCTGATAGCCAACCAACTGGCAGAGTGA